From Candidatus Manganitrophus morganii, the proteins below share one genomic window:
- a CDS encoding TolC family protein, translating into MTRPGPIRRLILIPAAALLALSGGCLQIDRWRLFDADLESHLRKETVRPITLPEEVQPVLAEPPPFTLPDAGPVDLSVEQAILLALHNNRDLKVRQINPIITGTFEQIERGVFDPELFAELTYGRERLSETDRATGTQFNVEGSERTAVAGIRQDLPTGTTFEAAVGQGRSSSDRTPEQQTARLGLSITQSLLRGFGPAVNLVSVRQAELDTLASLYELRGFTEALLSEAETAYWNYVLARQEIEIFERSLEVAQRQRQEVELRIEVGILPKIEAAAARAEVALREQALIDARSLVEETRLRLLRLINPGAERPLDLRVDATSDPAIDPEPIADLDDRLDLAERSRPDLNEARLRLTQNRLETIVTRNGLLPRLDFFIALGQTGFAGSFSDSFRELNGETYDVTAGVRLSHFLGNRTATALDRAARASRRQTAEAVDNLRQLVRLDVRLVANEVERARQQISATRATRILLEETLAAEEERFSVGSGTALLVAQAQRDLLAGSIAEVEAIVQYRIALVELYLAEGSLLERRGVRLPAAGQIQ; encoded by the coding sequence ATGACGCGACCCGGTCCGATTCGGCGTCTGATATTGATTCCGGCCGCAGCACTGCTCGCGCTCTCCGGCGGCTGCCTTCAAATCGATCGATGGCGCCTCTTTGACGCCGATTTAGAATCCCACCTTCGTAAAGAAACCGTCCGTCCCATCACGCTGCCGGAGGAGGTTCAACCGGTGCTGGCCGAGCCGCCCCCGTTCACATTGCCCGACGCGGGGCCGGTTGATCTCTCCGTCGAGCAGGCGATCTTGCTGGCGCTGCACAACAACCGCGATCTGAAGGTCCGCCAGATCAACCCGATCATCACCGGGACGTTCGAGCAGATCGAGCGGGGCGTGTTCGATCCGGAATTGTTCGCGGAGCTGACCTACGGGAGAGAGCGGCTCAGCGAGACCGACCGCGCCACCGGCACGCAGTTCAACGTCGAGGGAAGCGAGCGGACCGCCGTGGCCGGGATCCGCCAGGATCTGCCGACCGGCACCACGTTCGAAGCGGCGGTCGGGCAGGGCCGAAGCAGCTCCGACCGGACCCCCGAGCAGCAGACCGCGCGGCTGGGACTGAGCATCACTCAGTCGCTGCTGCGCGGATTCGGCCCGGCGGTGAACCTGGTGAGCGTGCGCCAGGCGGAGCTTGACACCCTGGCGAGTCTCTACGAGTTGAGGGGATTTACAGAGGCGCTTCTGTCCGAGGCCGAGACCGCCTACTGGAACTACGTCCTGGCGCGCCAGGAGATCGAGATTTTCGAGCGGTCGCTGGAGGTGGCGCAGCGGCAGCGGCAGGAGGTCGAGCTTCGGATCGAGGTCGGTATTTTGCCGAAGATTGAGGCGGCGGCCGCCCGCGCCGAAGTCGCCCTGCGGGAGCAAGCGCTCATCGATGCGCGCAGTCTGGTGGAGGAGACCCGGCTGCGGCTGCTGCGGTTGATCAACCCCGGCGCAGAGCGTCCGCTCGATCTTCGGGTCGATGCGACGAGCGATCCCGCCATCGATCCGGAGCCGATCGCCGACCTCGACGACCGTCTCGATCTCGCCGAGCGGTCCCGCCCCGATTTGAACGAAGCGCGCCTGCGGTTGACGCAGAACCGTTTGGAAACGATCGTCACCCGGAACGGTCTTCTTCCTCGGCTCGATTTTTTTATCGCATTGGGGCAAACCGGTTTTGCAGGAAGCTTTTCCGATTCGTTTCGCGAGTTGAACGGAGAGACCTATGATGTCACCGCCGGCGTCCGATTGAGCCACTTCCTCGGCAACCGGACGGCGACGGCGCTCGACCGGGCCGCGCGGGCGTCGCGGCGCCAGACGGCCGAGGCGGTGGACAACCTCCGGCAGCTCGTCCGACTCGACGTGCGACTGGTGGCGAATGAGGTGGAGCGCGCCCGTCAGCAGATCTCGGCCACCCGGGCGACCCGCATTCTCCTGGAAGAAACGCTGGCCGCGGAAGAAGAACGGTTTAGCGTGGGGTCGGGGACGGCGCTGCTGGTCGCCCAGGCCCAACGCGATTTGCTCGCCGGCAGCATCGCCGAGGTTGAAGCGATCGTCCAGTACCGCATCGCGTTGGTGGAGCTCTATCTCGCGGAGGGGAGCCTGCTGGAGCGCCGCGGCGTCCGGCTTCCCGCGGCGGGGCAAATTCAGTGA